TTGAACTCTGAGGTGAGCACGCTCGGCCCCAGCGCCGCCGCCCCCATGAAGGTGAGGGCGATGTCGGCCAGCGTGGCCTGCACGCCCCCGTGCGCGAAACCGTGGTGCTGGGTGAGGTCGCGGAGGAAGGGCACCCGCACGACCACGCCCGAGGGCGACATCTCCTCCACCCGGGCGCCGACGAGCACGCTGAAGGGCTGCGAGTCGAGGACGCTCTGGGCGAAGGCGACGGCCTGGGCTTCACTCCTGGGCTGGGTCATGGGTCCTCCCCCTGCCGGACGGTTCGGCCCGGGACGAGGGCAGCGTGTTCGGCCAGAAGCTGCCAGCGGCCCTCATCCTGAACGAAATGCGCCGACCACAGAAACGTCCGGTCGAACGGCCTTCCCGCGTGTTCTCCCTGAACGCGCTCATAAAAGGTGGCGACGGCACTCCCGCCCACCACACTGAGGGTCAGGTCAGTTGGGGTGACCGCGCTGTACCGCCGAACCGCCTGCAGGTCGCGCCAGGCCTCCAAGTGGGGCTGCCTGCGCTCGCGGCGCCCGTCAGCCCCGACGAACACGTAGAGGGGATGGGCCACCCGGTCGAAGAACTCGGCAGCGTGCCCGGCGACGGCCGCGGCGGCGAAGTCCAGGATCAGCCGTTCCGGTTCCTCGGCGGTCGTCATACGTACACCCGCATCACCGTCTCGGCAGTCGCGGCGGGTTTCGGCGCCCCCTCGATCTCGATGGTGTTGCCCACGGTCAGTTGGGCGTATCCGGCGCCGTCCTCGACGTTCAGCAGCACGGCGCGGTTTCTCAGGCGGCTGCCGACCGGGACCGGGGCGATGAAACGCACGCGGTTGAGGCCATAGTTCACCACCATGCGGGCCCCCGAGAGCTGGGGAGCGCCGCCCGCCGTCATGAAGTGCCCCGCCAGCAGCGAGAGCGTCAGGAAGCCGTGCGCGATGGGGCGGCCGAAGGGCGTCTGCGCGGCCCGCTCGGGGTCGACGTGAATGAACTGGTGGTCGCCGGTCGCGTCCGCAAACTGGTTCACCATCTCCTGCGTCACGTCGACCCACTCGGAGAGGGCGATTTCCTGGCCCACGCGGGCGCGGAGGTCTTCAAGGTGCATGGGTCCTCCTTTTGAACGATCTGCCGCCAGCCATCCGTTTCTGGGCTTCTGCTGACGGCTGATCGCCCGACCGCTCCTAAATCGCCGTCACGCCGCCGTCCACCGCGATGTTCTGCCCGGTCATGTACGCCGAGGCGTCGCTGGAGAGCAGCAGGGCGAGGCCCTTGAGGTCTTCCGGGCCGCCCAGACGACCCAGGGGCGTGGCGCCCAGGATGGTCTCCTCCCCGTAGGCGATGGTGCCCTTCGTCATTTTGGTGGGGAAATAGCCGGGGCAGATGGAGTTGACGGTGATGCCGTACTTCGCCCACTCGGAGGCGAGCGCGCGGGTGAAGTTCACGACCGCGCCCTTGGAGGTGTTGTAGGCCACGGTTCCGGCCATGCGCGGGCTGTTGCCCTTGAGCCCGGCGACCGAGGCGACGTTCACCACGCGGCCCGCCTGGGCGGGAATCATGCAGCGCTTGCCCACCGCCTGCGTGAGCAGGAACAGCCCGTTCACGTTCAGGTTGATGACCTTCAGCCACGCCTCGAAGGGGTGCTCCTCGGCGGGTGCGCCCCAGGTGGCCCCGGCGTTGTTCACCAGGATGTGAATGGGCCCGACCTCGGCCACGATGCGCTCGACCAGAGGCTCGATGGTCTCGAACTGCGAGAGGTCGTTCTGATAGACGTGCGCGGCGATGCCCAATCCCTCCAGGTGGGCTTTGGCCTCGTCCAGCTCGTTCTGCTTGCGGGCGGTCAGGACGACGGTCGCGCCGTACTCGCCCAGCCCCTCCGCGATTTGCAGGCCGAGGCCGCGCGAGCCCCCGGTGATGAGGGCGACTTTGCCGGTCAGGTCGAAGAGTTCTTTGAGTGCCATGGGGATGCCTCCGCTAGGTTGTGCCGGGTGGAAACGGTCACCCCACCATAGGAAAAATGTACGTACGCGTCAATTTTAAACGTACAGGGATATTTGGGAGCCGTTCACGCTCAGCAAAACTGTGTGGAAAGCACGTGACCGGGAACACGGCACCCACCAAGCTGAGGAATGTCGCGCCGTCTGCTCCTCCTCCTTGCCTGCGCCACCCTGGGAATCGCCTCCGCCCTTCCTGCCAGCGTGACCCTGAAAAACCTTCCCTATGAGCATCAGGGGCCGGACAACTGCGGTCCCGTCACGGCGCTCACCATCGCGGGTTACTACGGCACGCGAGTTACCCAGGCGCGGGCCGCGAACGCCCTCAAGGACTCGGCGCGCGACCCGCAGGTCACGAGTCTGGAACTCGCCGACTACCTGGGCCGCTTCGGGCTGCGGAGCGTGATCCGGTACGCGGGCACGCCGGAGCTGCTGCGCGACCTCGTGTCCCGGGGGCTGCCCGTCGTGGTGCAGCAGCGCCTCCAGCCCGGGAGCAACGTGGCGCACTTCCGCACGGTGTACGGCTACGAGCGGGGCCGCTTCCTGACCTCCGACCCTCTGCGCGGCGCCCGGCTGTGGCTGAGCGAGGCCGAGTTGACCGACCTGTGGCACTACTACAACGGCGAATACATGGTGTCCTATCCGCCGAACAAGGAGGGTGAGGTCCGGGCCGCGCTGGGCGAGGACTTCAGCGCGGCGGCGAACTGGCGCACCCTCAAGCGGATTGGCGAGAGCAACGTCAAGGCCAGGCCGGGCGACCCCTACAACTGGTGGGGACTGGGCAAGGCGAACCTGCGCCTGGGTCTGGTCAGCGCGGCTGCCGAGAACTTCGCGCGGGCCGCCCAGTTGGGCGTGCCCACCATCTATTACCTGTACCGCCAGGAAGCCTTCGAGGCCTGGACTCGCTCGGGCGACCACGACAAGACGCTGAAATACACCCAGCTTGCGCTGAGAATCGACCCGCAGAGCAAGGAACTGCTGAGGTTTCGCAACCTGGCCCGGGATGCTCTGGGTGGGTAGCAGGGTGGCCCACCTCCGCCAGATGGGGAACAGTCGGGGCGGGGCTCAAAAGTGTCGTGTTGCTGAGCGCGAACGAAGCATCCCCAAGTTTTCGGACCCTTCGCCCCGTTCAGGGGGACAGATTCTGGGAGCCTCGCCCTGATCGAAGCCTGTCCTGTCGCCCGGCACGAGCAGGAGGCTTCTGAAACGCGACATAGCGCCACCGCCAGTCCAGCCCGGACGGTTCTCCCCTTCACGCAGCCGTCGCCGAACCCAGGAGCCGTTCGGCCACCGACAGCACGTCCTTGGGTGGGAGGACCCCCTTGAACCAGATCAGGCGCTCGTCGAAGTCGCTGGGGTCCACTCCCGCCCGCTCCAGGTTCAGGCGTTCGGAGACGCACACGATCACGTCCCGGCGCCCCGATTTTCTCAGCAGCTCGAACTTCTTTCGCAGGTACTCTGGGCGCCAGTAGCCCACGATCTCCACCAGCACACTGCGGCCATCCGGGTGGACCAGCCGGAAGTCGGGGATAATGACCCCGCCGGGCACCGGAACGAGGTCCACCTCGCGCTCCAGCTCCCACGGGGTGTCCAGTTTGGCGAAGCGGTCGCTGAACCCCGCCTCCAGGGCGCTGTCGTGCTCCTCGGGCGGCTTGTAGTGGCTCACGTAGCCGTCCTCGCTGGTCAGTTGGAAGGACCACTCCTCGTCCCCCGGGTCCACCCAGGCGAGGTCCTTGCGGGGCTTGAGGGCCGCCGTCAGGTCCCACTTCGTGACGTGGAGCAGGGCCGGCAGGAATTTCGCCAGCGCCAGGCCGTAGCGCGTCGTGCCCCCGAAGAGGGAGGTCGGCCCGTCCATCGTCAGCGTGAAGCCGTAGTTCGCGTCCCCCTCCACGGTCACCATCAGTCCGAAGAATTTCGTGTACTTCAGCATCTGCTTGTAACGGGCGGGCTCGTTGCGCCGGGCGGTGATCACCAGGCTGTAGGCCCGGTAGAGCACTCCCTGGGCCTGCGCGAGGTTGAAGCGCTCCATCAACTCCCGCGGCTCGGGCGGGTCGAAGGAGACGAGCCGCTGCTGGTCCGGCAGGTCGGCGTACAGCAGCTCCGAGACGTCCTTCGCGCGCAGCCGGGTTTCCCCGGAGAGGGCGGCCGCCGCCTGTTCCAACACCAACGTCCGGCGATGCCGGCTTGGCGGGTGAGCCTGGGCCAGCTCGAAGACCTTCGCCCGCACCACTCCCGGTTCCACGTCTCCCCCGGTCTCGAAGGTGGCGGCGCCGGTCGTCAGCAGGTGCGCCATCCCGCGCAGCACCTTGAAGTCCTGCCGCCCCGCCTCCAGCGCCTTGAGGTCCTCGTCCAGGTCCAGGCGGCGCTTGCCGACGTTCGCCTCGAAAGCGGCGATTGCCTGCTCGGCCAGCCGGAGGTTGTTCGTCGTGGCCTTGAGCCGCCGGGGCTCCACCAGACCCGCTTTCACGCGGAACATGAGCAGGTCAGTGGGGAGCATTCAGGTCCTCCCAGGTTGGGGTGAAGGCGGCCTGGCCGGACGACCACTGGCCGCGGCGCTGCTGGCTGACCCGCTCCTCGCTGGTGCCCTCGGTGATCACCTCATAAAGCACGGCGTTCTTGCCCTCTGCCTTCCGCAGAATCCGGCCCAGACGCTGGATGTGCTCGCGCTCCGTCGCGGTACCGGAGAGGACCACCGCCACGCTCGCCTCCGGCACGTCCACCCCCTCGTTGAGCACCCGGCTGGTCACCAGGACCCGGTAGGCCCCGCTCCTGAACCGCTCCAGCAGGGTGTGGCGCTCGCGCACCGGGGTCTGGTGGGTGATGGCGGGAATCAGGAAGTCGTGGCTGATCCGGTAGACCGTCGCGTTGTCGTCGGTGAAGATCAGCGTCCGCTCGGAGGGGTGGTTCGCCAGCAGTTCCTCCAGGACGCGCAGCTTGCCCTCCGTGCCGTAGGCCATGCTGCGGGCCTCCCGGTGGGCGCGCATGGCGGCCTTGCCCTGCGGCGTGCCGGTGCTCAGGATGAACTGCTGCCACCCCTCCAGGCTACCCAGGCGGATGTTGTTGCGCCGCAGAAAGTCGTTGCGCTGCCGGATCAGATCGTCGTAGTGGCGCTGCTCGGCGGGGCTCAGCCGCACCTTGATAATCACCTCGCGGTAGTCCGCCAAGGTGTCCCCGGCCAGGTCCTCCGGCGCGCACTGGTACACCACGGGGCCGACGAGGTCGTCGAGGTGGACCTCCCGCCCGTCGCCGCGCTTGGGCGTCGCGGTGAGGGCCAGCCGGTAGGGGGCCAGGCCGAGTTCGGCCACCGAGCGGTGGAAGTCACTGGGGAGGTGGTGGGCCTCGTCGAAGATCTGGAGGGCGTACCTCCCCGCCAACTGCTCGGCGTGGATGGCGGCGGAGTCGTAGGTGCTGATCAGGATGGGGGTCTCGTCCCGGCTCCCGCCGCCGAGGAGGCCAATCCCCGCGTCGGGAAAGGCCGCGAGCAGGCCGGAATACCACTGGTGCAGCAGGTCGAGGGTCGGCACGCAGATCAGGGTGCTGCGGGGGGTGTCGCGCATGGCGAGCTGGGCGACGAGGGTCTTGCCCGCCCCGGTGGGGAGGACGACCACGCCGCGCCGCCCCGCCTTCTTCCAGGCATTCAGGGCGAGTTGCTGGTGGGGGTAGGGGGTGACCTCGCGGGCATACCCGAGTTCGAGCTTCTGAAACGTCGCGGCCTCGTCGCGCACGGGAACACCCGCCTCCCGCAGACGCTCCACCACGTCCCGGTACGCCTTGCCGGGCGCACGCCAGGACTGGCTGCGGGCGTCCCAGACGAAGAAACCCGCCACAGCCTCGGGAACCTCGTACATCACGAGGGTGCCCCGGTCGAGCCGTAGGGCGTAAGCCATTGCAAGGCTATGCTATCGGGAGAAGATCAGGCTCATCCTTCCCGATATGACGTTTGCTGACGGGGCCGTCGGATCAGGCACGGGGGTGGAGGAGGCTTTCCCCGCCTGGTCGCCACTCTGTTCCCCTGAACGACAAAGCTTCTACACCCCAGCCGCTCCCGGTGGGCTCAGAACCAGGTGTCCTGCATATCGAAGGTCGTCCGGTCGGCACTCGCCAGCAGGTCGGCGTGCGCCTTCACCCTCGGCAGCTCGTGCGTGGCGAAGAAGCGGGCGGCCTGGAGTTTGCCCCGGTAGAAGTCGGCGTCGTCGCCGCGTGCCCCCGGCAGTCGTTGTGCCGCCGCGACCGCCTGCCGCAGCCACATCCAGCCGATGACCGTGTGTCCCATCATCTCCAGGGCGCTGTTCGCGTTGGCGAGAAACAGGTCGGGGCCGAGTTCGGACGACTTGCCGAGGATGGTCTGGAGGGCCGCGCCGCTCTGGTTGAGCGCCTTGACGACGGCCACGCGAATCTCGTCCAGTCCTTCCAGCCCCTCGGACGCCCCCAGGTCCGCCTGAATCCGTTCGAGGAGGACTTGCAGCCCGCGCCCCCCCGCCTGCGTCACCTTGCGGCCCAGCAGGTCGTTGCCCTGGATGCCCTCGGTGCCCTCGTGGATGGGGTTGAGGCGGTTGTCGCGGTAGTACATCTCGACCGGATAGTCGCGGGTGTACCCGGCGCCGCCCATGACCTGAATCGCGTCGCTGAGCGCCTCCTGGCTGTACTTGCTCGGCCAGCTCTTCACGATGGGCGTCAGCAGATCGAGGAGGAGTTCGTTGTCCCGCCGCCCTTCCTCCGGCCCGGTCTCGATCTCGTCCTCCAGGTGGGCGGCGTAGAGGCCCAGCGCAAGGCCGCCCTCGACCAAGCTCTTCTGCCGCAGCAACAACCGGCGCACATCGGCGTGCTCGATGATCCGCACGGGCTGACTGGCCGCGTCCTTGTTGCTCGCGTGCCGTCCCTGCCGCCGGTCCCGTGCGTACTCCAGGCTGGCGAGGTAGCCCGCGTAGCCCAGCATGACCGCGCCCATGCCGACGCCGATGCGGGCGCCGTTCATCATGTGGAACATGTAGCGCAGGCCCTGGCCGGGCTCGCCGATGAGTTCGCCGACCGTCTCGCCGCCCTCACCAAAGTTGAGCAGCGTGTTCGTGGTGCCCCGGTAGCCCATCTTGTGATTCAGGCCCGCCAGGACGACGTTGTTGGATTCCCCGACGCTGCCGTCCTCGTTGACCCGGTATCTCGGCACGATGAAGAGCGAGATGCCCTTCACGCCCGCCGGAGCGCCTTTGATCCGCGCCAGGACGAGGTGAATGATGTTCTCGGACAGCTCATGCTCGCCCGCTGAGATCCACATCTTGGTGCCGGAGATGGCGTAGGTGCCGTCCTTCCTCGGCGTGGCGCTCGTCGTGATATCGGCCAGCCCCGACC
This window of the Deinococcus apachensis DSM 19763 genome carries:
- a CDS encoding PaaI family thioesterase, producing the protein MTQPRSEAQAVAFAQSVLDSQPFSVLVGARVEEMSPSGVVVRVPFLRDLTQHHGFAHGGVQATLADIALTFMGAAALGPSVLTSEFKINFVRPAVGEALVARGSVITTGKRQAVTRCDIFAVQEGEEKLVATALGTIVTADVPPAGGAP
- a CDS encoding nuclear transport factor 2 family protein, translated to MTTAEEPERLILDFAAAAVAGHAAEFFDRVAHPLYVFVGADGRRERRQPHLEAWRDLQAVRRYSAVTPTDLTLSVVGGSAVATFYERVQGEHAGRPFDRTFLWSAHFVQDEGRWQLLAEHAALVPGRTVRQGEDP
- a CDS encoding MaoC family dehydratase, with the protein product MHLEDLRARVGQEIALSEWVDVTQEMVNQFADATGDHQFIHVDPERAAQTPFGRPIAHGFLTLSLLAGHFMTAGGAPQLSGARMVVNYGLNRVRFIAPVPVGSRLRNRAVLLNVEDGAGYAQLTVGNTIEIEGAPKPAATAETVMRVYV
- a CDS encoding SDR family oxidoreductase, translated to MALKELFDLTGKVALITGGSRGLGLQIAEGLGEYGATVVLTARKQNELDEAKAHLEGLGIAAHVYQNDLSQFETIEPLVERIVAEVGPIHILVNNAGATWGAPAEEHPFEAWLKVINLNVNGLFLLTQAVGKRCMIPAQAGRVVNVASVAGLKGNSPRMAGTVAYNTSKGAVVNFTRALASEWAKYGITVNSICPGYFPTKMTKGTIAYGEETILGATPLGRLGGPEDLKGLALLLSSDASAYMTGQNIAVDGGVTAI
- a CDS encoding C39 family peptidase, producing MSRRLLLLLACATLGIASALPASVTLKNLPYEHQGPDNCGPVTALTIAGYYGTRVTQARAANALKDSARDPQVTSLELADYLGRFGLRSVIRYAGTPELLRDLVSRGLPVVVQQRLQPGSNVAHFRTVYGYERGRFLTSDPLRGARLWLSEAELTDLWHYYNGEYMVSYPPNKEGEVRAALGEDFSAAANWRTLKRIGESNVKARPGDPYNWWGLGKANLRLGLVSAAAENFARAAQLGVPTIYYLYRQEAFEAWTRSGDHDKTLKYTQLALRIDPQSKELLRFRNLARDALGG
- a CDS encoding DUF790 family protein, encoding MLPTDLLMFRVKAGLVEPRRLKATTNNLRLAEQAIAAFEANVGKRRLDLDEDLKALEAGRQDFKVLRGMAHLLTTGAATFETGGDVEPGVVRAKVFELAQAHPPSRHRRTLVLEQAAAALSGETRLRAKDVSELLYADLPDQQRLVSFDPPEPRELMERFNLAQAQGVLYRAYSLVITARRNEPARYKQMLKYTKFFGLMVTVEGDANYGFTLTMDGPTSLFGGTTRYGLALAKFLPALLHVTKWDLTAALKPRKDLAWVDPGDEEWSFQLTSEDGYVSHYKPPEEHDSALEAGFSDRFAKLDTPWELEREVDLVPVPGGVIIPDFRLVHPDGRSVLVEIVGYWRPEYLRKKFELLRKSGRRDVIVCVSERLNLERAGVDPSDFDERLIWFKGVLPPKDVLSVAERLLGSATAA
- a CDS encoding DEAD/DEAH box helicase — protein: MAYALRLDRGTLVMYEVPEAVAGFFVWDARSQSWRAPGKAYRDVVERLREAGVPVRDEAATFQKLELGYAREVTPYPHQQLALNAWKKAGRRGVVVLPTGAGKTLVAQLAMRDTPRSTLICVPTLDLLHQWYSGLLAAFPDAGIGLLGGGSRDETPILISTYDSAAIHAEQLAGRYALQIFDEAHHLPSDFHRSVAELGLAPYRLALTATPKRGDGREVHLDDLVGPVVYQCAPEDLAGDTLADYREVIIKVRLSPAEQRHYDDLIRQRNDFLRRNNIRLGSLEGWQQFILSTGTPQGKAAMRAHREARSMAYGTEGKLRVLEELLANHPSERTLIFTDDNATVYRISHDFLIPAITHQTPVRERHTLLERFRSGAYRVLVTSRVLNEGVDVPEASVAVVLSGTATEREHIQRLGRILRKAEGKNAVLYEVITEGTSEERVSQQRRGQWSSGQAAFTPTWEDLNAPH
- a CDS encoding acyl-CoA dehydrogenase; amino-acid sequence: MAPFLSRRDLQFQLYEVLDTASLPGRPRFAEHSREVYDDVLGLAYNVADRYFANHAREADLNEPHVVEGRVQLVPAAAQAMKAFRDAGFFSAHADEELGGLQLPNVVAQAMHAHFKAANIGTSSYPFLTIGNANLQRVFASPEQQRRYMLPLLEGRWFGTMALSEPHAGSGLADITTSATPRKDGTYAISGTKMWISAGEHELSENIIHLVLARIKGAPAGVKGISLFIVPRYRVNEDGSVGESNNVVLAGLNHKMGYRGTTNTLLNFGEGGETVGELIGEPGQGLRYMFHMMNGARIGVGMGAVMLGYAGYLASLEYARDRRQGRHASNKDAASQPVRIIEHADVRRLLLRQKSLVEGGLALGLYAAHLEDEIETGPEEGRRDNELLLDLLTPIVKSWPSKYSQEALSDAIQVMGGAGYTRDYPVEMYYRDNRLNPIHEGTEGIQGNDLLGRKVTQAGGRGLQVLLERIQADLGASEGLEGLDEIRVAVVKALNQSGAALQTILGKSSELGPDLFLANANSALEMMGHTVIGWMWLRQAVAAAQRLPGARGDDADFYRGKLQAARFFATHELPRVKAHADLLASADRTTFDMQDTWF